TTTTTGTATTTTCTATTTTCCtcaattcgaaatcggaatcACCGATTTCAAATATTATGTTTTTGAATTCGACCCGATTTCGaccaattcgaaatcgaaattacCGAATTCACTTCCGAATTATCAAAATTCTGAATTCAATTTGAAATCggtttcgaaatcgaaatttttcgaCTTTGCACACCCCTATATATAACTCCCTCATGAATTAGATTAAAGCGCCATCATTAGCTTTTCTGTTGAAATTAATAAAAAGTCAAagtcaaactaataaattgataaatttaccttttcattacttcttttcttttttccctctaaacataaaaatgaagaaattgaaataaaaatagataaacaAGAACTAGAAAATACCATTAAAGATTTGGTTTAAAAACTTATAATGATATTTGTagtaaaaaaaagatttttttttgtattttttgtttcttatttatttttttaatatttccCTTCTATCTTTTCTGTTttcttattatttattttttaaattttctttccGTCTCTTTTAtatatttggagaaaattaagattttgtTGGACACGAATGATTTTTATTTCCCTTATCAGCATAATTATCAAGTAAAGCTGTAAAGGTATCGCAGAACAATATATAGTAATTTCCTTATACTCCTCTCTTtttgaggtagaaaataaaagGGATGACAAGGAAGAGAATCATGGTGAACCTCTCTGATCAAGAACTCTTTGTCGATCGGGTGGGAATGATAGGAGGACATTCTTGTGTAAGGAGGAGGGGTGGTAATTTGCAACTTATATTTCTATGTTGAATAAAAGATGTCCCTGGAACCATTTACATTAACTTACTGATCAAGTACCTCACAGATTTTCATATTACGGTGTATTTACAAGAATTGCAAGCTCTAAGCCTCTAACTTTCACATTGCTGCCTTTTAGTTTGTGACGGTGTCATTGGCCATGAGTTTATGCAATAGCTTGCGCATTGCTGTTTAATTAGTTGTACGCTAGCTAGTAATCTCTGTTAGGTCATATGCAGATAGTTTCTGTGGTCTCGTCAAGCAATTGAGTCTCCCAGCCCCAGAGAAAGAAACTATTCATTACAACCAGCTAGTCACGTACATATCCTTCATCCAAGATACATATATAGTGGCAAAAAAGGTCATCCACGAATATTATGTCTTATACTCTTCAAAAGATTCTTGTAATATTCTTGGCAGCTGCGCATGACCCCTGCGTTTATGTTCATTTTAACTCGGTTATTGGGCAGATAATTGCCttctttttcataaataaatctCTTTCTccgcttttctttttcttttgcttcaaaAATTTCCTCTTCCCAACCAGATACAACAAAATACTAGTAGTACTAGCTATACGTCACAGTGGAGGGCAAAGTGGTCCGAGCAAACCAGTCTTTCACcgttaaaataataataataataataaggggTACAtttcaagggtatttcagtcaggACACAAAAGATAAAAGCAGCTCCTGTAATTACAAAGGTTTAGGTTCTCAAGGATTTGTCAAGAGAAAATCAACTGAATCCTTTGATCAGCTGTCAATCACTTGACATCTTGACACGTAGCACATCGACATCGAATTACCTCGTAGGTTTTAAGGTTTCCTCCCTCAATAACCCTTCATGCCCACTAGTATTTTTTTCGTCCCACCATCCTCCCCTCTTTGTCGTCCTTCCTCAACCCCATCTCTTCACCGTCCGATCCATCCTTTTAAGCCCGAGATACCAACCATGGTCCACATCCTTACCATGCACGTCAACCACACACAATCCGTCCCTTGAGACACTCACACAGCCTTATAATCATTGTGGTTAGTGTCTTGAAGAATCCCAGAAGGGTTCTCATTTTGTTTGAGAGTGGGAAATTGTGTATCTGTCTCAGGGCCCGCCCTTAAATAATTTTTCTCATCTAAACTGTGGGGATGTATAAACAGGACCGAATAGTTATCTAGTATATGTGTAGAAGATTACATGTATTGTGGGATGTGCATATAAAAAGAGGGAAACAAAAGGGAAGGAGCAGTTTTGAGGGGGAAACAATACTCTGTTGTTGTGGTTGTAATTTGTGAGTTTCAGTGGTAATAAGAACGGAAAGAGAGGTAGGAGAGAGGATGGGAAGAGGTAGGGTGGAGCTAAAGAGGATAGAGAACAAGATCAATAGGCAAGTAACTTTTGCTAAGCGAAGAAATGGGCTATTGAAGAAAGCTTATGAGCTCTCAGTTCTATGTGATGCTGAGGTTGCTTTGATCATCTTCTCCAATAGAGGAAAGCTCTATGAGTTTTGCAGTAGCTCTAGGTATACACCCTTATTATACATAAAAACAACTCTACTTTATGCACGCCCCATATACCGACTAGTCATGTACTGCTATCGAGTATAACCATTTGTTAGCAAGACTAGTTTATAACTATCTCTCTTTCCTTATCAAgatctcctcttttttttttgcccccgtttgtttttcatttttttcctcatttCTTTAGCTAGGTAATCGTGTGCTATTGTTGGTTTTGAGAGATCTGAATAATAATCAATGGCAAGTAGGAGAAGAGGAGAGGAGAACAGTGAAGGTCGTCTTTAATTGAAGGGGGAAGGGGTGATggttgtttttctctttttcggTGCTGAGCAAGTATGCCgttttggtgaatattttggAGCGTAtaggactttgtgcttaaggaTGATGTTAGATCTGCAAGAGGAAACCATGAAAAGAAGATCATTTCCATTTTTATGTTTGAGGTTTTCTTTAACCCTTTTTTCGCTGATCTAGTTTTTGCTCTTCCCAACTCTCTCTTACCTTTATTTTCTGATCTTCCTAGCTAGTTCTTTTATTAACTCCTCAAAGAGGAGGAGTTTGATCGGTTCTTTTTTTAACAATCCAATTGTAGTGGTTTCCGTTCTCTTCTATGTCATCAATATGGTCTGATCTATACATGCTTTCAAAAACATGCCCTTAAGGTTCATGCAGCTAATTGAAAAAATGTTTTCTGCTTATGAATGCATCTTTTACAAGAAGTCCGGGAGTGGATGCTCATGAATCTGTAAGTTTGCAGCTGCTGCTCCTCAAACATGACAATTTAGGGTTTCCTTTGAATGATGCTTGTCCAAAGTTTGTacctttttagggtttctacGGTCTTTCTTTGCAAATCTGTTTCAAATTTGCCATCTACCCAATTTGGGTACCCtccaaaatcttttttttttttttaatttggatCATTCGTGGTCTATGTTATTGATGcatactgatttttttttttaatcatttattgGGGACCGTTCGGGAAATAGAGCTCCTCCATAAAGCTTGGGGAGGTATGCTTAACAAAGTGTCTGGGAAGTTTTTCTGTGgggtagagagagagagagcttccATCAATCATTGAATTAGGTCTAGGGTTCGGTACGACGGATTTAGGGTTTGCTCAGTGTTGTTTTTGATGCAGTTTCGTGTCTGATCATCCAAAATCACAACTTTTTATGGTTCCTGCAAAtatctggtttttttttttgtaatgtaaTGATTATTTTAATTGTGCTTGCCATAGacactttttttttgaagtacTCTTGCTAAGTTAAAGGGATTTTGagtttgtgtgtgtgtgagtgtgtaCATATATACATGGGATCAGTAAAAAATTACCTACGGATATATATTACATGGGATCAGTAATTATTTTGTGCTTTGCTATTAATttgttttcttctccttttAAATGAGTCTAACAGAGAAAGAAAGCAGTACGGCTGCACTGATTAATGCTTTTGACAAAACTCTGAGCAGTAATGAAGTCTTATTAATTAAtgtcattcaaaaaaaaaatgaatgaataaataaataaatagaaaggATTGCGTATAAATAAATATACCTAGCTACGTACTGGGGATGTGATACCAAAAAGAAGAAGCTTGGAGGAACTGAAAGTAATTAATGATAATAGTACTGCTGGCATAAACATTTATTAGTGGAGATCTTAGTTCTGGCATTATTGTGTTTTTGTTGAATGAATGAAATCCCTTTTTCTGCACTCAATTAACAATGTTTAGAGTGACGCTGTACAGCATGGTCAAGACGCTAGAGAGGTATCAGAAATGCAACTATGGAGCACCTGAGCCCAACATATCCACCAGGGAAGCACTGGTGAGCACTCATTATTATATGGTATacattagttaattaattaattggtGATCAGAGAAAATGTTGAAAATTAATATTCTAACTAGCTTAATTAGTGTTGAATTTCTTAAAATGTCAACAAAAAGCTTAAACGAGTTTGCTTAGAAGTCCgtttgtagaaaaaaaaaaaaaaaaaaatttgcttagAAGTCGGTTAGATATATACTACTACGtactaattaaaataaaatatttcctGAGAATAAAATGTGTATGTGACGTGACTTCCATTATACAGTACTTGTTTGGTTTTTGCTATTTTGAATTTCTTTACATAAAATTTTAACAtcaagatatttttttttttcccttttaccCGGCACATGAAGTTATCCGAGTCTCAACCATCTCTACTACTTTATAAAGAAGGCATTCATAGTAAACTTTGCATCTAATCTGTGTTGTATAAATTAACATGTGTTATATTAATAGATCTCTCCTATTGTCTACTCCTGCCCTTCAGATTCTTCCTCTATATTTTCCCTTTAGAGGACAAAATATACTCATATTTGCCCTTTAGAttcttttctatattttcttggATAGATCCATAGAAATCCCGTTCATTAGATATAATAGATTACAGGGCACTCGTTTTCCTTGCCATTGACTGCAAGTTCTCATTTACTTACTGATTGTGTTCTAGGAGCTGAGTAGTCAGCAGGAGTATTTGAAGCTTAAAGCACGCTACGAAGCTCTACAAAGATCACAAAGGTACCTAGCAATAGATTAtgcatgttaaaaaaaaaaaaaagaaaagtggaAGGACAGTAAAATCATTTTCCTTTATGCTGTTGTGATGGTAGGAATCTTTTGGGCGAGGACCTTGGTCCTTTAAACAGCAAGGAACTTGAATCATTGGAAAGGCAGCTTGATATGTCGCTGAAGCAAATCAGATCAACACGGGTAATCCTCTTCTTCTCCAtgcaaaattttcattaattagcACTACTTTCGTCCTATTCGCTCTAATTTTCGCATTGATCAGCCCTTGAAACTGGATTCTTTGATTTGTTTGAAGCCAAGTCTAGCCATTAATGGCCTGTGAAGTCCTACTAGCTAGCATTTCTAGTAGTACGTTCACCTGACATTCACAGTATCAGTTAAACTTGAGATACTTTGCAATAGATGCTCTAATTAATTTGGATCCAATAGATAGTccaatatatatgtatatgatgCTTAAGAGAAATATAAAGTAAAAGCGGCTGCAAATTAATGACTGGATGATTTCCAGTTATATTCACCATAAAACATGAGGACAAGAGTACTCTCATTGACCCATGCTTCTTTTCCTGCCGTTTCATACTTTTCTTTGAAATGTCAATGGCATATACAGCTAGGCATCACATGAATTACTGTCAAAATAATCAAGAAGATAATGAGAAGATGAAATCATTGACATTGTAATTTTGGAGCAATAGCTAGCATCGAAAATTTTGCTGTAAACGAAACTGAAGATCGTATGTATGTGCATTAAACTCTACGCCTTGCATGCATGCAGACTCAAGTAATGCTGGATCAGCTCACTGATCTCCAGAGAAAGGTATTAAAACATTCTGCAAATTTTCAAGCAATCCAGAGTTCAAGTTTCTATCAAATTGTTGAGACCTTTTaatcatatatttatttttgcaGGAACATGCTTTGAACGAGGCAAACAAAACTCTAAAACAAAGGGTAAGTTGTAATTTTCTGATCTTTAAATGTTTTTACAATCTAAATCTTTCCCAATGTCTAGACGTTAGTTGAACTGCATTCACCTCAGCAACATGACAGCACGTACAACATTTCTAAATAAATATCTTGCAGCTGATGGAAGGAAACCAAGTAAATCTCCAGTGGAATCCAAATGCACAGGATGTTGGGTACGGCCGACAACCAGCTCATGCTCAGGGTGATGGTTTTTTTCATCCATTGGATTGTGAACCGACATTACAGATTGGGTATGAACTCTATAATTCAGTAACATTTGATAACGCATCAGTTTCCACTTAGCATCCTACAGCAACAGATTTAGTACCTAGATTGTTATCAAATTTCAAGGCAAACATATTTTACTGTACTGTATAGTATACTATCCTTTTTATGTTGCATCATAGAAGAAGTGAGAAGAAACtgatacatacatatacatatatatatatgtatatatattcaCTGAAATACAGATACCAGAATGATGCAATAACAGTGGCAGCGGCAGGCCCGAGTGTGAATAACTACATGGCAGGTTGGTTACCATGATCAGAAGAAAAAATGCCTGTCATGCTAATGATTCCTTTCATAAGACTCGATGCAATTGATGTTCTAtgtatttttattttgactAAAGAACTTGTGTAATAGCGTGAATTTTCATAAGACACTATTATTATAATCTCCTAATGTGGACGAACCTTAAGTCATGTTTGCCTGCTCTAAGACTTGATCTcgtcatatttttttttccttcatcaGATGCAATTTCATTGATGttaaaagagtttttttttataaaaaaaaaaaaggccgtTCATCCCCAAGTTAAATCAGAAACATCAATATTCTTCGTTGAGGATAACTCTGGATTCTCATTTTCTTTCACGAAACCCCATTAACGTGTTCCGTCCAGAAAAGTAAAATGCACGGcgtaatttaaattaaaatatagATAAGAAGACTCTGTTGCAACTGGGGGATTTGCTCAAGCCTATCCGTTGACATTTTTCCCCCCTTTGTGTTGCTTGTAAGGGTATTCAATTGATATTTGGGCTTCTGCAACCCGGTCCATCAATCCCATGGAGTTCAGGCCCATATTTCAACTTTGGGAATCTTAATCCATTTCGCCCTTTACAATTTAACAaaacaaaatcatcaatacatttttcaattaccttttCATCTTACACAGATTACATCAAAAAAGTACTACCGTATCcttttcaaaaaattgtttcaaataATCTATTATCCAAATACACTCAGTCTTAATTCATTACCTAATCTTGGCATTGGTTAATAATAGCTCTACACAAAATTTTCCTTATCATTCTAAGGCCTCGTTTGGAATCTAAGTTTTTTGGAAGTTTGTctaaaaattttactgtagtgtactgtaaaagtttttggagaaattt
This portion of the Coffea eugenioides isolate CCC68of chromosome 11, Ceug_1.0, whole genome shotgun sequence genome encodes:
- the LOC113753969 gene encoding agamous-like MADS-box protein AGL9 homolog isoform X2 codes for the protein MGRGRVELKRIENKINRQVTFAKRRNGLLKKAYELSVLCDAEVALIIFSNRGKLYEFCSSSSMVKTLERYQKCNYGAPEPNISTREALELSSQQEYLKLKARYEALQRSQRNLLGEDLGPLNSKELESLERQLDMSLKQIRSTRTQVMLDQLTDLQRKEHALNEANKTLKQRLMEGNQVNLQWNPNAQDVGYGRQPAHAQGDGFFHPLDCEPTLQIGYQNDAITVAAAGPSVNNYMAGWLP
- the LOC113753969 gene encoding agamous-like MADS-box protein AGL9 homolog isoform X1, which translates into the protein MGRGRVELKRIENKINRQVTFAKRRNGLLKKAYELSVLCDAEVALIIFSNRGKLYEFCSSSRVTLYSMVKTLERYQKCNYGAPEPNISTREALELSSQQEYLKLKARYEALQRSQRNLLGEDLGPLNSKELESLERQLDMSLKQIRSTRTQVMLDQLTDLQRKEHALNEANKTLKQRLMEGNQVNLQWNPNAQDVGYGRQPAHAQGDGFFHPLDCEPTLQIGYQNDAITVAAAGPSVNNYMAGWLP